Genomic window (Ureibacillus composti):
CATCATATAATTTGTCGTATGCAGTAATGTAAGTTGCAACTGATGTAATCGCTAACATAACAACTAAGATCCCCGCAATAAGCGTACCTAGTTGAAAAGTCAGTGTATTTTTTATTTTCATGACATATGTACCACCTTTTAAATAGTGCACTACTAGTTCTATAAACATATATAAGTTTACTATGAAATAATTTATTTAAAAAGGTTGTTTTAGGAAAATAATAGTTTATTGTAATTTTTTTCATATTTTTTGTCATTGAATTTTCACTTTTCCGAAATGGGCCGTCTGTTGCTTGGTTCATGGCCGAAAGAGTGTATTCTGCAAAAAATCCCTATGTTATTCTTTCCTATGTAGATAAAATATTGAAATATTTTAAATAAAATGAAACGGACGTCTGTTGGGTCTCGTTTATATGTTACTACTGGGGGTGAACGTGATTGATAGACAAATAGATGAATTAGTGGACCAGTATGCTGAACACTTGTTACAACTGGCATACTTCTATACAAAAGACCGCTATAGTGCAGAGGATATCGTGCAGGAAGTGTTCATGAAATTTCTTGAAGCCAATTATGAAGAAAGAGGAACAGTTCGGGCTTATCTTTCAAGAATGACCATCAATAAAAGCAAAGATTATTTAAAAAGCTGGGCCTATAAAAAAGTACAGTTAAAGGAAAAGTGGTCTTTTGAAAAATCGAAGAAAAAGAAAGACGCCCTACTTGTAGAGGATGAACGTAACCTTATTGGGCATGCCATTTTAAATTTATCCCTCGAATATCGGGAGCCAATTATATTGTACTATTTTGAAGAAATGTCGGTAGCCGAAGTCGCGGCGGTATTAGCTATTCCGGAAAATACGGTGAAAACGCGATTGAAACGGGCTCGAGAAAAACTTAAACCTTTATTACAAGATGAAGAATGGGAGGTGTTAGCAAATGAATGAACTTAAAAACAGCTTAATTCGAGCAGCTGGTGATCTGAGTGAAAGTAAGGAAACCGTTCGAAAACGTTTGTACGATAGGAAGAAAAATCCTCGACAAAAAACACTGTTTCTAGCAAGAGCGCTTTCGGCCATCGTCACCATTTCCATTCTATTTATTGTTGCAAATATATTAATGAAAGATGAGGAATTGGCTACCGCTAGCCCTTTTGAGGAATCCTATTATGAAGTGCACTACGCGATTACGAAATCATTTGATTTTTCTAGAGATGAGGAATTGATTCAACAAAATGCCTACAATCAATATGAAGCAAAATTGGCCTATTATGCCTATGCATTATCGCTAGGGTATGAAATATCCGATTCTGACATAAAAAAAATGGAGCAAGACCTATTAGCCGGAAATGGAATGGAAAAGTATGATGAATATAAAGAACACCTTCTACAAAAAGCAAATATTTCGGAAGAAGACTATATTGAATATGAAAAAGCTAATGCCCCGTTTCTAGTGGCTCAAAATATGTTAGAGGATCATTTTATGGCACTTTTCCCTAAAATAAATGATGTGCTTGCGAAATCCCTAGCTCAAAAACATGCCATTCCCTATTTCCAAGACGCTTATGCAGAGGATATAATGCAATTTAAAGAAACACATGGCATAGTCGATAATGGTTATCCTGGCGAAGGGATACCGTCAGTCGGTCGCATTGTTGCACTGGAAGATAATATGTTTTTAGTCGTTGAAGATGCTACAGTAGAAGACATACAAACGATGGATCAAGCTGCGATTGTAAAAAAATATCATCAAGGCGTTTGGTACCCACAGGATGAGACGCCCGAACTTTCGGTTGGCGATCTCGTCGAAGTGTATTCTAAAACAAAGTTGACGACACAATATCCTTTCATTGCAGACATTTGGGATTTTAATATGCTAGAAGAATATGACGAGAATGCGACTACGACGGAACCAGTTTCACTCGAAGTATCTCCCGAGAACGAGTCAAAGTTACGAGTGCTTTTAAGTATGATTCGCTGGGAAGATAAAGAAGTCTCGATGTCACGCATGCCCGAATACACGCTAGAATTTAGGGGAGAACTCTACAACCTATGGACGACACCCTCCCACAGCAACATCACCATCATCCCATCTAGTGGCGGACGCTATAAAAGTTTATCAGAAGAACGCTCGAAAGAACTTGCGGAGATTTTAGAGTTGGAATAAATGTATTGAGAGAGCCTGGGCTATTTGGGTTCTCTTATTTACGCCCCAAAAATACCGAAATTAAGAAACCCCATAAGAGAATCGGTTCTTTTTCGTGATGAAATTGGGTTGGTTAAGAGATGTGGTGGATTTCTATGGTGACTTGCGGTTTAGAAAAATAACCGATAATCCCATTCAATAAATAGAGGAACAAAATTTCCCTTAATTTGAAAAATGCTTCTGTTTTCATGATAATAGAGGAAGTTTTTTCCTTTATCTCAGTCTAAAGCATTGGATTTTGCCTAATTTGGCGCAGTTAACGGAAATTTGTTCCCTTATCCCCGCCTTTCAACCTCACCTTTTATACAATAGAGGAAAATTATTCCCTTATTTCTGCCATTTAACATTCCAACCCATACATTAGTTGAAAATCTTAAAAACCAGCCACTTCCTTCATCAAATTTGGCTGATGTCCCCAGCTCTTTTTATGATGCCAAATTTTGCGATAAAATAAATCGCCAAAAATAAGAAGCACCCTAAATTCGTACTATTACTTGTCATTAAATTTGATACGGCGAGTTGCATTGCCACAAGTATGTTTAATACATAAGAAACCAGCAATCCAAAAAGTGAACCACACATCAAAAGATGCCCCACCCATGTTCTTTTAGGAATTATCTCTTTTAATTTTCGAAGGATCCATGTATCGTAAATTTGCCGTACTAAACAAAACATAATGGTGAAAATCATCAATAAAACAACGAGCCACCCTATCTGTTCATCCATGAAATCCCCCACTTTTCCGCTACTTTTTTCACTATCGAAATGACAAGCCAAATAAATACAATATAGATGATTGATTCGGCAAAACTCGTGATCAAGTAAAATAATATTCTGCCGTAATATTCTAGCTCATCTATGTGATAATGCTGTACCTTCCCAAATTTGAAGAGATTTTGATAACTAGTTAAAAGCATGATGGGGATGATAAGAAGCCAATATACTTTCGGTAATGTATTCCCTTTTACTAACATCTAACTCCCCCCTACTTTGTCATTTATTCCAACTTCTGTAGCTCGTTCACCGTCACAAATCTATATCCTTCATCTGTTAGTTGTTGAAGTGTTTCTTCAATAACTTGTAGCTGCATCCCAGTTTGATCATACATTGGATGAATTAAAATTATCGAACCCGGTTTTATATTGTTGACGATATATTCAACTTTTTCATCTGCAGTCGTGTAATAGGTGTCCGGCTCCAGATCCCACATAATCGTCTCTGTTCCTCGCTGTTTTAGATAAAATGGCAAGACGACTAATTTCTTTCCAAATGGAGGTCGGAAATCAATTTCACCCTCGAAACCTGCTTGTCGAATTAATTCATCTGTTTTCTCGAGTTCTTCTTTTACAAAGCTAGGTGTCTTAAATACCATACGTTCATGGGAGTAAGTGTGATTGCCAATTTGGTGACCAGCCTCGGCAATTTTCTTTGCTTCTTCAGGATGTTCAGCAATATCGCCACCAATCAAGAAAAACGTTGCCTGTGCATTGTACTGATCAAGAAGTGGTAGAATTTTATCTACATTCTCGGTTGGACCATCATCAAAGGTTAAAGCCACTACCTTTTCATTTGTCTCCACTCGGCTCGTTAAGTCCCCCATTAGCTGAAAGTTTCTCATATTCATCCATTTCATTAAGCCGAAAAATAGTAAAAATACAACTATAAGTCCTATGACAATACGTAAAAGTATCTTCTTCATTTCTAACCCTTTCCTGTAAGAATTGATCAATCTATTTTTTCTTTTCGCACTTTCAGAATATTGTTCAATGTGTTATGAATAGTTTGTAAAGTAATGAGATTGTGTCCAAGCATCATAAATGTCACAGCTTCCCCTGAAAACCTGAAGGACATCATTTATTCATATCTAGTTCATTAGGAAAAAACCGATTGCTACAATTATGACGAGTACCATGTTGGCTAATGTTATGAGATATTCCCGGGACTCTCTCATATACTTCCATTCAACGAATAATTCAAAGCCAAATCGAATGATGAAAAACAGGAATAGAAACAACGTCATATAAAACGTATCTTTTGTAACTACAATGGGGATGAAACAAATTGTGACAACAGTTATGATAAAAATTCCGATTCGGTATACCTTTTTTCCTTCCGTCTCTGAAATATCTTTCTTTTCAATTTTGAGTGTTCGTCGTAGAATCAACTCCAAAAGGATGAAAAGTAGTATGATGATGATGAATAAAACAATGTTCATAGTAAGCTCCTAAATGATTGATATTTCTATCTTACCTTACTACGTAAGAATTTACATAATTTAACTCAGATTGAAATGAAAGGGTGACTGACCTTTGAAAAAAAACAATAAGAAAATAGCCTTTTTTGCGATGATGGCCATTGCCCTCTTTGTCGTACTGGCGATTATGACATACCAAAATCAGTGGAATCAAAAACAATATTTTTTAGATAACTTTCAACGGCAATTTGTTGAGCTGCAAGGTATTATTACACACGAGGAAAAAGAAAACTGGAGCCATCCCGAACTCATATCCAACCAGCTATCTCTTATTTTAGATGATTTAGAATATGTCATGATGAGTCATTCATATCCCGCTAAAGTGCTTTCTGAGGAGGAAAAATTTATGTTCGCTCGGATTTATGGTTCCTTAAACCAACTCCCCTTTAACGAAATTTACCACGCTGCAGTTTGGTCAAAAAAGGATATGGAAAAAGTTAACATCGTTAACGAAGCACTCGTAAAAGCCGAACTAAAAATGGAAACGACCATACATGTGGACTGGGACGTTTTTATGAATCAATGCAAAATTTTGGATAAAGAATTGCAGAAGTTAAGAAGTTTGCAAAAATAATCATATTTCATAAAACATCATTATTTCCTGCGCCGAAAGCAGCGACAGGCGCAAAATTTTTTTCTGCGACGAAAGCGAAGCGACAGGAGCAAAATGGCAGGACAATAGCAATGTTTTTTGAAATCAAAGTCGCTAAATTTACTATTCATTGCCCTGATACTTTCCGAATTCTTCAGTGTAAGTCTGAGCCATAACGTCATTTTTTAGAAGTTCTTCAGTTTCAAGGATAATATTCGTAATAAAATCGAACGTCTCATCTGGTGTAAATTTTTCACTTCTAAATTGGATTAATTTTTCTCTAACGGTTAAGGGCCAAACTACATTCCAATTTGTCATTATTTAAAATCCTCGACAGAAATTGATTTTAGTAATTCAGATGTTGTCATCCCTTCTCCTTTTTTATAATCAATTTGGCTTTCTTTAATCATTTGTTCAAGTTGTGGATTTGCAATAATATCCGATGCAATAGATTGATCATCCATTTCCTGCAAAACAAGAGTATATTTCCCCTTACCAGGAATTGAAAATTGAAGAACTGAATTGTCACGATCCATTTTTTTAACGAAACTCATTAGCTCTTCAGAAGATTTAATAATGCACATTTCATCACCCTCCATAAATTTTATATTAATTTACATCTATCAGTTTATTATATTTTTAAATAGTCATTATTTATTTCGGATTCAATTATCCAAAATCTTTATTTCACACGACTTTCACTTAATCATTCAATCAAAATCTTCTCGTAAATAATCCACTAACCACTGATTATATTTGTGATAAAGGTGTATGATTTTATCCTTTTGCTCTCTAGGTCTGGAAGGTTTTTCTCTAAGTAATTAAATAATTGACCAGTCGCTTTTAGTCTACACCCTAAGCGAAGAATTTGGTTTGATTGTTAATCTAATTCTCCTGCTTGGATATAAGACTACTAGGTTAACAGCTTTATCACAAATATTGAAATTCAACCAGTCCAATAATTTCCAATAACAAATAAAAATTATAGGCGGTCGAGATTCATCTCGACAATATATTTATTTTTTAAGTCTTTTTTTAAAGTCTTTATATTGTCGTCTCATTTTGTCGTGGGATGCCATATCATTTTGTCGTGCGATACCTTCTCATATTGAGAAAGTTGTCGTGTTTAAACACATGAAAATTACGTCACGAACTCGGCTGTTATTAATTCGAAATCAAGACCATTACGAATCTTGCCAAATAACATTCTAGTCTTTCCGAATTTTATTTTTATCAATTTTAAAATATTGATTGCCATCCTCCTTGGAGGATATGCCCGATCTCTGTTGTAATCTTTTATTGTATTCTCTGTGTAATCTATTGGTATTGCTCCCGTCATTTTGACGTGTCCCATTCCACCAAATTGACGGGATGGAAACCGACAAGTTGACGTGTCTAATTCGACATTTTGACATAATCCTTTTTTACTAATTGACGTCTCCATTTCATCAATTTTTTGAGGGCTATTTTTCAACTCTTCACTTTGGGAAAAGCCGTGATAAAAGATTTTCTTTACTTCCTTCTCATTAATTCGGTACCATTTTTTGCGATCTGTTTTCCGTTCATTAAAATTGCCAACCTCGATTAGATTTAATTGCTCTAACTTTTTCAAAATACGGTCAATTGTACTTTTCGACCAAAACGGAAATTGCTGATGAAATTCCATCAACGTTTTGGAAACCCACTTTTCCCCTTCCCTCACGCTGCCAGCAGTTTGCACCAAATCATTCAATTGTTGTAACATCAGTGCCTCATTTAATCCAATTTTCATTGCAAGTGTAGTTGAAATAATTATTGGTGTTTCGTTATTAAATAAGCTCATTGATTTCTGTCCCCTTTAAACCTAAGTTTTCTGAGAAATTCATCATACTGCATTTCCCATTCATCCTTTATATAGTGTTTTAGGTGCGAAAAAGAGACATGAATTCAAAAATTTTTGCCCAACCCTCAAAAAAATATTTCGTACCCCATTTCTTTACCAAAAGCTTATAATAAAATGAAAAATATAGCTATTTTTGGAGGTAATCTCCTTGAAGGAAAAAATTTTATGGATTGGCTTATTGATTGTCTTCATAAGTTGGATAGGAAACTATCTTTATTTTCAATCGAAACAGCTGGATCAACCCATTTTTCTAGACCACTATTATGAAACCTATATGCAGGATGAATCCACTTTAACCTTTTACTATTTAAGCAATAAGACGGATGATGCTGTCATAAACCATGTTACCATCGATGGCATTGACCTGTATCCCGTGTTAGATCATGGGTTGGTGTGGTCATCTTCCCCTATATTTGAACAAGAGTTTACGCATCAATACTTAAAATCCGTTACATTGGACTTTGCTCCTGTTCCATTCCCGCTTAAAGAAACCGATGATGCTTGGTCTTTTGAGGAAATAACCGTGACTTTTACAAATGGTCAAACACTTACAACAGATATTGGTGAAGTACGTGTGTTCGAAAATTTACAAAATCATGAATTATTTAATTTTCATTCAGGATCGACGAGTAGCGAACATATACATCAAGAGATAATGGTTGCCACAAAACCCCTTACAGTAGAAGCAATTCAAATCCCTTTTGAGGAACTAGTTGAAGAGGTTGATGTGAAAGTGAATGTTGATACGAAACTTATAAAAGAAAATGAGACTTTGAGGCAGAGAGAAAGTACTGCAGGATGGCGGGATCAATTTGGAGTTTTAAAATGGAATGAAATAAAAGGTATTTCGAGTCATGAAGAAAAACTATTTCCGTTTCAATTAGAACGAGATAACTGGTTGCAACTTTTCATGCAAATGAACCCAAACCATAAAAGTTTTGTTGACTTCGGAGTGGAAATAACCGGTACAACAGATGATGGTAAACCATTTATCAGAAAGTCAACAATCATTGAACACCCCACCCTCACCCAAAACGTGATGAACGAAATAATAGACGAAAAAACAAGGAGGTAATGTCCATGTACAAAGCCTTTCATCGAATTTTCTGGGGTTATCTCATCGTGTGGATTGAAATTCATCTCTTCGTCATTGATATTCTGGCAGATCCAGTTGGATATTATCTTATATATTCTGGGATCTCTCATGTGATAAAAGATTTTCCAATTGGTCATAAAGCAAAAAAACTTGCGATGGTCCTCGTTTTTATCTCTTTACCTACTGTCTTTGTGCAACAAAACCTAAGAATTGACCAACTAACTCATTTATCGATGTTTTCTGGTTGGACATTTTACACAACACTATTAAGTCTGTTAAAATTTATCCTCGTCTTCTATATTTTCCAACTGATTATGGCCATCGTTCAGTTGCATGGAGATGAACGAATGATCAGACGTTCGTCAAGAACATTTATATTTTATGTAATCGGCATGTTTTTCGTATTATGTTTGAACACCTTTATGATTAACCTACCAGTAGAAATACTACTATTTTCAGCGGTCGTTTCAGTCATCGGCAGTTTAATATTAGAAATTGTATTCCTACTACTGTTACGGTCTGTTAGTGAAATTAAAATAGAACCTAATTGATGGAAGCACTAGCTTGTCAATTAGGTTCTTCTTTATTTTAGCAATAAATCAAGGACAAAAATGCTCACGAGTGTAATTATACTTAATCACACAAACATATTAAAAAGTGTTAGCCTCTCTTCAGAAACCGCGGCCTACCACTGTAAGCCGCGCACGGTTTTCGGAACGTTTAGAAGGATGCATTATATGTGAGCGGGCCTTACACTAAGCACATAGACAAGTCGAAAAGACATGTTTCAACATGGCTTTGCGGCTTGTGTGCTTAGCCCGCTCTCTCCCAACACTTAAATAGAATCATTATTAGAATAAGCTTTTAAAAAGTTATCAACGATAGGCATTTATTCAATTTCCTAAAAGATAAAAAAGAGGAACCCAGTTAAGGATTCCTCTTTTTAGATCATGGTAAATTTAATTTAATTAAAAATTAAAGTTTTACGATGTTTGTAGCTTGAGGGCCACGTTGACCTTCTTCAACGTCGAATTCAACTTTTTGGCCTTCTTCTAAAGATTTGAAACCGTCTCCAACGATTGCTGAGAAGTGAGCGAATACGTCTTTTCCACCTTCAACTTCGATGAATCCGAAACCTTTTTCTGCGTTAAACCATTTTACTGTACCTTGTGTCATGTAAATGACCTCCATTGTTTTAAAATTTAATATATAAGCTTTTTTAAGAAAGAAAAAAATTCACATATTACAAAAAGTACCGAACGCTCACGATTACTCTTTGTAATAGGTGAATTCTACTTCGTTTCCATAAAGGACCTTATTAATTAATTTTATTATATATCATATTTCCACGTTTGTCTACTGAAAAATTCAATTTCTAGAAATTAGCCAGTTATTATTGAAAAACAATGTGCCAACTTCTGAATAATAGAAATCGGCACTTCGCTTAGCGTGAGGCTTTTGGCGGTTGGCATACGTCACATTTCCGCTGATTGTTGTTCTTAAATTTCGTAAATGTTTTTTCAAAATTACTTCCACATGCACATTTAAATAATAATTTTTGAGAAAAACCGTGATATTCCGTTGAAAGCAATTTACTTTCAGAATTCTTTTCAACAAACTCTTTAATTTGATGAATCGTCCATCGCTTGTTCATTCTTACACCTCCATTATACGCTCCCGGAGGCATTCTTTGGCATCCGTTTAAAGTTTATTCTAGGCCGTCATGACCCTAAGTTTCTTATTATAACATGAATTATTTCACAAAAATACACAATATAAACTAACGAATTATAACACTCGCTTAAAACTTATTTTGCGCATCATTTGTATTGTTAGAGCAAGGCTAATAAAAATGATCAAAACCAGTAATATAAAATCAGTATTTCGTACATCAACTCCATGAAATCCGTACCACACCAATAAGTAACCAAAACTAACTATTAGATTAAAAGCAAATAACAATCCCCATGCAGAGACTTTAATTCGCCTATACCTACCCTTCCCAATGAAATACTGGATATACAAAAAGCAAACAACCGTTACCCCTAAAACTAACAAACCCGCCTGAACAAATGATGAAATTGACGTTGTGATTAGGATCGGCTCTTCCCTAGCAGTATCTACATATATGACATTCGCAACATTAATAAGATGAAAACCGAAAACCAACAAGATCACATAAAAATACACTATCCATTCACCAATGATCAGAATCGGAAACATAAATTCTTTCATCAAATTTCACCTACTGTTTTTTATAATAATAACGCAGGTAATTTTCATACACTTCCATATTTAACCATTACTAAATCGTGGTGAAAAATCTTCAAATCTTACATTTTACGATATAATTCTATTAGAACTGTTTGGAGGAAATAAAATGAAGATCAATAGATATCTAGTGAAAACCTACAGTACCTGCCTGTAAGGGGGAATTCCCCTTGAGGACCCTTGCAGGCGGTACATTCTCAAGGGAGGTTTTCACTAATGAAAAATCGATCACGGTCCTATTATCGCCATCAAAGAGAGCGAGTTATTAATCGAAAGCTCAAAATTATTCAATTTGCCTGGGGGCTGGAACAAAGGGATGCAATTGAACATCCATTTATTAAGAATCCGGGTAGATTATCAAAAGCGAAGATTAATTGCTCTTGTCAGATGTGCAAACATGATAAACATTTTGATATTCCAAAAGCAAACGTTAAATCGAAAAAGGATTTAATGGAATGGGATATGAAAAAATACTTTAATAAGTAACATTCAAAGTGTCCTGCTTTTTAGAGGGATCTTTGAAGTGTAACAGATGATTTAGCATGGTAACTCGTTTAGAGTCGCCATGTTTTTTTATTTCTTCGCGGATATAATTTCCGTCTATTGCATATAGTGAGGACTTAGATGGCACGAATAACCGAAATTTCTTCCGTTATGAATATAGTGGTGGCTTGAAAGTCGGTGATAACGGAAAAATATTCCCCTATTCTACATAGTGACGGGCCTCACAATTTAATAATCTGACCATTCCAGTTGGTTCATTAAATTCTCCCACTCAATGCAGTTTAAAGTATGTTTTTTAAAACTCGGATCAGTTTCGGAAATCCACTTTTTCGTAATCAGGTGGGTTGGGTTATTTTTCTCGTCCTCTACAAACCTAAAGTCAAACGAATTTTCCACTTCATGACCAATAACTAATTCCGTGCATTTTTTGTTTAAAAAATAATTGTGTTTTTTCATCCTCAATTCTAAACGCCACTACATCGTCATTAGCTGTTTCAAAGGCAAAATGAGTGTATTTGTCCTTACAATCAAAACAAAACTCCACCCTTTTATTGGTTTTATGTACTCTCCAAATTTCAGCATGTCCGTAATCCTCAGCTAACACACCATCCTGATCCTCATCTACTATCTTGATAAAATACAAATAATGGTGAGCAATATGTATATCTTGAATATCAAACTGTTCATAAGGTACAAGCTCTTCCGCCTTCCCACTAGTTAAATCTGCATACCAAAGCGATTTTATTCTAATATAGTGATCTTCATTAACAATTGGTTTACCAGAAAATCTGTCGTTAACTGCCGATATTTCGCAGTAAACATCGAAATGTATGACTTCATCAACTTGATCAGCATCTAAAATGTTATTTGGTTTGAGTTTTGAAATTTCCGTCTATATTTGCCTCCAAAGAATTTCTATCATCTATTTATCAAGTTTATTTTTTAATTAAAAAATTTTATATTTTATATTCTAAGCTCCGCACTTATACCTCTTTGCTCTAGTAGGTTCTCATAAGATAGTAATAGTTTAACAAGGAGGTGAAACCTTAATGTCAGAAAACTATGTTGGCGGAAGCTCTGATTATGGCAGAAACAACAAAAATAATTTTGCTTTAATCGTTGTGTTGTTTATTCTATTAATTATTGTTGGCACATCGTTCATGAACAATCGCTACTAATTTCAAGCATTTCTAACATATCTTGAGCTGCCACCTCAAGATTCCCACCTAACCTTCCTTTATGTAGCGAAATAAACTAGCTAATACTAAAACGCTTCACCACAAAAAGGGTGAAGCGTTTTCTACTTTGTAAAACATTATCCCACGAATAATATGAGAAATCATTCCGCTTTCAACTAAATTCCCCATAGTTTTTTTGATTAAAAACAACTCTAAATATTTTATTGAAATCAGGAAAGAATAAATTTCATCATGATTTTAAGAGCATTAAATCTTCATAAATAGACTTGGAAGGCGGTCTACTATGGATCAATTAAAAGTTAAACTATGGACAAATCAGTACATAATCATTGTCATATTGTCCTTAGTAATTTTCGCTTCCTTTTATATGATTACTGCAGGTTTCCCCATTTTTGTATCCACCATCACGGATAATCCAGCAATTGCTGGAACGATGACAACAACCTTAATGGTAGCATCATTAATTACGCGCTTTTTTGCAAGTGTGATGATTCAAAAAGTGAATATGAAATTGCTCCTTATCATTTTCCATTTTTATTTTTTAGGCACAATTGGTCTTACCTTTATAAATGACTCGATTGGCTTTTTAATATTCATTCGAGCGCTACAAGGGATTGGCTTTTGTATGCTGACGAATTTAGTATTTACCATTTCAAGTAATATTGTTCCAAAATCTCGGTTAGGTGAAGGGCTTGTATTTTTTGCCATGTCGACAAGCATTGGGGCAACCATTGGGCCACTAATCGCTATTTCTTATCTTGCGAATTATTCGTTTAAGTCCATGATGGTACTAACGTTAGGATTAATGATTTTTGCATTAGTTTGCAGCTTTTTCACGAAACAAAATACAGGTAAGCAAGAAAAGAAGAGCCCACAGATGACAAACAAAGAACCATTCTATAAATACATGTTCGATCGGCGGGTCCTTCTTCCAAGCTTACTGCTAGCGTTC
Coding sequences:
- a CDS encoding polysaccharide deacetylase family protein: MKKILLRIVIGLIVVFLLFFGLMKWMNMRNFQLMGDLTSRVETNEKVVALTFDDGPTENVDKILPLLDQYNAQATFFLIGGDIAEHPEEAKKIAEAGHQIGNHTYSHERMVFKTPSFVKEELEKTDELIRQAGFEGEIDFRPPFGKKLVVLPFYLKQRGTETIMWDLEPDTYYTTADEKVEYIVNNIKPGSIILIHPMYDQTGMQLQVIEETLQQLTDEGYRFVTVNELQKLE
- a CDS encoding sigma-70 family RNA polymerase sigma factor, whose product is MIDRQIDELVDQYAEHLLQLAYFYTKDRYSAEDIVQEVFMKFLEANYEERGTVRAYLSRMTINKSKDYLKSWAYKKVQLKEKWSFEKSKKKKDALLVEDERNLIGHAILNLSLEYREPIILYYFEEMSVAEVAAVLAIPENTVKTRLKRAREKLKPLLQDEEWEVLANE
- a CDS encoding DUF3221 domain-containing protein — protein: MNELKNSLIRAAGDLSESKETVRKRLYDRKKNPRQKTLFLARALSAIVTISILFIVANILMKDEELATASPFEESYYEVHYAITKSFDFSRDEELIQQNAYNQYEAKLAYYAYALSLGYEISDSDIKKMEQDLLAGNGMEKYDEYKEHLLQKANISEEDYIEYEKANAPFLVAQNMLEDHFMALFPKINDVLAKSLAQKHAIPYFQDAYAEDIMQFKETHGIVDNGYPGEGIPSVGRIVALEDNMFLVVEDATVEDIQTMDQAAIVKKYHQGVWYPQDETPELSVGDLVEVYSKTKLTTQYPFIADIWDFNMLEEYDENATTTEPVSLEVSPENESKLRVLLSMIRWEDKEVSMSRMPEYTLEFRGELYNLWTTPSHSNITIIPSSGGRYKSLSEERSKELAEILELE
- a CDS encoding cold-shock protein, whose amino-acid sequence is MTQGTVKWFNAEKGFGFIEVEGGKDVFAHFSAIVGDGFKSLEEGQKVEFDVEEGQRGPQATNIVKL
- a CDS encoding MFS transporter, producing the protein MDQLKVKLWTNQYIIIVILSLVIFASFYMITAGFPIFVSTITDNPAIAGTMTTTLMVASLITRFFASVMIQKVNMKLLLIIFHFYFLGTIGLTFINDSIGFLIFIRALQGIGFCMLTNLVFTISSNIVPKSRLGEGLVFFAMSTSIGATIGPLIAISYLANYSFKSMMVLTLGLMIFALVCSFFTKQNTGKQEKKSPQMTNKEPFYKYMFDRRVLLPSLLLAFNYMAIAGTVNFVGALGKEINLGGSISQFFIAQGISMVFVRAISGKIFDRFGHRVLIIPGAISGAIGLTLLGLSTSMWMVLVSGVLFGIAFAILQPIIQAWALTLVPPEKKATANSMLLIFMDSGMAIGSLGLGFLAKIVGYGMTLTYSAAFMVIILILYLVGSKK
- a CDS encoding DUF4181 domain-containing protein gives rise to the protein MNIVLFIIIILLFILLELILRRTLKIEKKDISETEGKKVYRIGIFIITVVTICFIPIVVTKDTFYMTLFLFLFFIIRFGFELFVEWKYMRESREYLITLANMVLVIIVAIGFFLMN
- a CDS encoding YjcZ family sporulation protein gives rise to the protein MSENYVGGSSDYGRNNKNNFALIVVLFILLIIVGTSFMNNRY